The Pirellulales bacterium genome contains the following window.
GTCCAAACGCTTTCAGGCCACACGGGCAACGTCTTCAGCGTGCTCTTTCATCCAGGCGGCCAGTGGCTGCTCTCCGGCGATCTCATGGGCCAGGTCCACCAGTGGGAAGTCACAAGCGGCAAGCTCATGCGGAGCTTCGATGCCAAGGAGCTACACACGTACGAAAAGGGGCAGGCGGTAGATTACGGCGGTGTGCGCAGCATGGCCCTTTCGCCCGACGGCAAAAGCCTGGCCTGCTCAGGCTTGCACAAGGCGACCAATCCGCTAGGTGCCGTGCAGGATCCACTCGTGATGGAATTCGACTGGGAATCGGCGAAGCCGCGTATTTCGCACGCGCCCGACGCCAAGTCGATCGCCTGGCGCATCGTCTATCACCCCGACGGCTACCTGATCGCCGGCTGCGGTGGCACCAATCCGCTGTTCCTGTTCTTCAAGTCGGACCAGGACAAGGAATTCTTCCGCTTCGCCTTGCCGAATACCGCCCGCGACATGGACCTGCATCGCGACGGCGTGCAATTGGTCACGGCGCATTTTGATAATCACGTGCGCATCAGCCGGATGACGCCGAAGGCAGCGTAAATGCCAACTCGGTGACGAATCATCAAGAGGATTATTGTGGTGCAGGCGTCCCGCCTGCGAATTTGTCCGCTCGATCATTGTGGTGCAGGCGTCACGCCTGCGAGTTCGCCCGCTCTGTCCAGTACTTCGCGCGGCACGGGACGTCGGCGGGCAGGCGGGACGCCCGCAGCACAAAAGGCGGGCGTGACGATCCTTTTGCGAGCGGCCATGAAAAAAACCGCCTCAGGCGGCGCTTGGTGGCTCGCTCAAGCACCAAGGCACCACCTGAGGCCAGCGTGGCGTTCCGAAAAACCCTGCCGCCTTAGTTTCTCAGTCGGTGGCCCAGATGTTATTCCGCTCCTGGCCGACCGTGGCCGCCTCACCTTCGGCCGCACAGACCGTCGCGCGGTGCGGGGCCGCACCGTTTGCGTGGCCGCGGTGCGCGTCCGCCGGGTGGAATTGGGCTTCTTCCGTCGAGCCGGTCAGGGCCGTGGTCGATGCCTCGCCGCGCGAGACGCACTGCGTGACCTGGTCGAAGTAGCCGGTGCCGACGAAGCGTTGATGCTTGGTCGCCCGGTAATCCCCTTCGGCCTCGCAGGCGAACTCGCGCTCTTGTAGCGCGGCGTAGGCCGTCATGCCATGATCGCGATAGCCGCGAGCCAGCTCGTACATGGACAGGTTCAGAGCGT
Protein-coding sequences here:
- a CDS encoding WD40 repeat domain-containing protein produces the protein MSDAAQAPKADPAQTHVAVEWKYTSPFISCRFDPTGRFAFASAQDNTVQRWEVTSGANVSLAGHESWVRALAFSPDGQTLYTGGYEGRLIFWPAMADAPAPARTIEAHTGWLRGLAVSPDGSRIASCGNDNLVKLWNAADGALVQTLSGHTGNVFSVLFHPGGQWLLSGDLMGQVHQWEVTSGKLMRSFDAKELHTYEKGQAVDYGGVRSMALSPDGKSLACSGLHKATNPLGAVQDPLVMEFDWESAKPRISHAPDAKSIAWRIVYHPDGYLIAGCGGTNPLFLFFKSDQDKEFFRFALPNTARDMDLHRDGVQLVTAHFDNHVRISRMTPKAA